acacacacacacacacacacacctttccttGCTTACAGTGGCTCTTCCTGTCGTTGTGGCGCCTGTccgaacacaaacacagagcaaCAATACAGGACCAACTAATCTGTGATCCTGAAGAACATCGAGTTCTGGAAacacagccaaacacacacacacacacacagacacacacacacacacagacacacacacacacacacacacacacacacacacacacacacacacacacacacacacacacacacacacacacacagacacacacacacagctatccCAGACAGGGGCCCCAACTTTGGCTCAATCAGGGGAAGAAAGATGCAGGAGATTACTGATGACTCTGATAGGCCatgaaagagacacacacacacacacacacacacacacacacacacacacacacacacacacacacacacacacacagcctggtgcaaacaaacaaacccgcCCACGCCCCGCTGATGGTCAGGATAGACTTGTTGATTGAAAGtggctctgggggggggggggggcaaaggggaggggggcaggtgGTGTCTGGTGGGGCGGCTGAAGCGGGACCTGAATCCTCCGGACCGACTGACCTGAAGGGGCAGCTAGATACCCCCCCCAGTCCACTCTGGGCAAACTGAACCGGACTGTAAACGTCTAACGGCTAATCTGCAGGAAGGGATTAGCgaattaaaaagaaaggaatGCAGTCGTGTACAGTCctcagagccaatcagaacacaccTGAAAGGTGAGGAACACCAACCAGTCAGACAGACCGGGGGGGTCTGGGGGGAGTGGGTGGCGTTCAGTTCATCAGGGACCAACAGGAAAGGGAGCTGGCGAACAGGAAGTAggaaatggaagcagacagaCTTCTGAAGGAAGGGAGCGTGGGGGGGACGTCTCACTCAAAGAGCCTGAAACATGGAGCAACGGGAGAGTCCaatggggggggcaggaatAACAAAGtgagaggggggcggggggacaAATAGCCCAGCAGGGAGCTGAAGGACGAACGTGAGAGAAAACCAGACGAGGACGCCGAGATAGAGATCCAGGATGGGGggggtaataataataatggaaagcCACAGAGGTTTCCCAGAAGCCCCCCAGGGCCAAAGGGGGCGGAGGGGGGGGCACATACTAACGTTTATGACACAACATCATGACGTCTGACTCACGTCGGTTCAACACCATCATTCGTTTAAACAATACAGTCAGAGACTggaacatcctgcgacacccctgagtCAACGTTGTCCCCTGACCGTCACACGTTtgttcctctggcttcctgaaaatgttgctttttgttttgtgattctatctcatcaggtttcagagatgtgtacctaaaaaggtataaaagtgaaaatttgaccttgacctagtttttcaaggtcaaggttgtgatctacttttcatcccctttcctccctgaatataaagccttttgttttgtctttctatcgtatccggttcctgagatatgtgcaaataatgtacaaaagttaaaatttgaccttgacctagttttctccaggtcaaggtcatcgtctcatcttcatccccctcCTGCCTGAGTCACGTGTCTTGTTCCATCtctctatctgaacggttgtggagacatttggtggctaacggacgaacacaccgACACTGacgttacaatacatcaccgctctgaaggATGTAATTACATCACAGACACGCCCACACCCATGTCCACGCCCATGTCCACGCCTATGTCCACGCCCATGTCCACGCCCATGTCCACGCCCATGTCCACGCCCACATCTGACTTTCCTTCCTTGTTTGATCAAAAGTTCAGAACTTCTTGATAAAAACTGGACTTCCAGATAAAAACTGGACTCAGCAACAACTCATTTAAAGTCCTTCAAGCTCCAGGATGAAACAACAGCATCCGACTGCCATCCGACTGCCATCCAACCGACATCTAACGCCCATCCAACCGCCATTCAACCGCCATCCGACTAAGCATCAGCATCCCTCCTGAGTCGAATACCCCAACAGTCCTTTAACATCTTTTAAAAGGGGctgttggttgattgattgattgattgattgattgattgattgattgattgattgattgattgattgattgattgattgactgattatcACGatgcctccaaaaaacatgtgaaGGTTGGAAAAAAAGCAAGTGAGGATGAGTGTTTTGTTGGATacaaatcaaaagttaatgaagaaaatgagacagatattactaccgatactactacaggtattactacagatattactacagatattactaccgatactactacaggtattactacagatattactacagatattactaccgatactactacaggtgttactacagatattactacagatgttactaccgatactactacaggtgttactacagatattactacagatattactacagatgttactaccgatactactacaggtgttactacagatattactacagatattactacagatgttattACCGATactactacaggtgttactacagatattactacagatattactacagatgttactaccgatactactacaggtgttactacagatattactacagatattactgcagatattactgcagatattactacagatattactacagatgttactacagatattactacaggtgttactacagatattactacagatgttactacagatattactacaggtgttactacagatgttactacagatataactgaagatgttactacagatgttactacagatattactacagatattactacaggtgttcctacaggtgttactacagatgttactacagatattactacagatgttactacagatattactgcagatattactacaggtgttactacagatattactacaaatattactacagatattactacaggtgttactacacatattactacagatattactacaggtgttactacagatattactacagatgttactacagatgttactacagatataactacagatattactacagatattactgccgatattactgcagatgttactacaggtgttactacaggtgttactacagatattactacagatattactacaggtgttactacagatgttactacagatattactacaggtgttactacagatgttactacagatattactacagatattactacagatattactacagatattactacaaatattaccacagatagtactacagatgttactacagagatattactacaggtattactaaatgtgtgtgaaggttcttggttcagtgtccacaggagaaaatatgaattaaaggtaaagaaaactattgagtgaaaagtaaaattgtttttaatgacagactttaacattttgataaaatatataattttacaatTCTTTACTTTTTACTAAAACAGTTacaatgttattaataaaaccattaaaacagttttagtttttatattgttctaTTGTCTAAACTCCATCCTTGTGTTTctactactgtatattctgttattattatgggatgcataaacgttaTGTtcggatgcacacatttttcttgaagcacatcccatgatgcactgctttctggaggcaACATGAACTTTGCGCCCAGTGGACACCTTTGACCTGTGATCGTCAGGACCACCTCAGGTCCCCCAAGAGACCTGTTCTGGTTCCAGACCGacagggttctggttctggttccacaGCCGCCCTCAGTGGACCTTCATCATCCGTGTGACCTGAGCGCTGACCATCAACCACTCCGCAGCCGGCCCCCGCCGGCCCCGTCTGGACTCTGACCTTTGGACGTGTCCAGTCACACGCTGATGGTCGGCGCTGACCGGTAACCAGCAGCGGGTCGCACCAGAACCTCTGACCAGCGAGAGCTTCTCCTCCGGTCCGATCCGGAAGCGTTTCTAGATtctgtcaccatgacaacctgAGAGCCActcagagccagaaccagaataaacagacccccctccccccacctccacacacacacacacacacacacacacacacacacacacacacacacacacacacacacacacacacacacacacacacacacacacacgcacacacacacactcagacccaAACATATGACCACCGGATTTCTGTCCGGTGTGAACAGAACCCGGTTCCACCTGTTGACCCGTTACACAACACGACCACGACCActtcagtggggggggggcaagccACGTGACCGGGTCACGCTTCAGCGTCAGAGGGGAGGGGTCAGCTGGAGAGAGTGAATGGAACGGGTCCCGGTCCCCGGAGAGGCTGCGTTCCCCTCTGAGAGGCTCCGTCACTGATCCGGTTTGCATCGGATCCGAGCCAGTTAAACCAGTTTACATCACAAACCAGTTTCAAGGCTTTCAGGGCTGCCTGGGATTTAAGAATCGATCCAAACCGCGTCAGGTTCGATCCTCCGGCTCCGTTACGCACAGCGCGTCACTGCGCTCCGGTGCACCGGAGCGGACCGGGACCGAGCAGCTGCAGCAACaggtctgcctgcctgtctgtctgcctgtctgcctgtctgatatctgtctgtctgcctgtctgtctgcctgtctgtctgtctgcctgcctgtctgtctgcctgtctgcctgtctgatatctgtctgtctgtctgtctgtctgcctgtctgtctgtctgtctgtctgtctgtctgtctgtctgtctgactgtctgtctgtctgtctgtctgtctgtctgtctgtctgtctgtctgtctgtctgatatctgtctgtctgcctgtctgtctgcctgcctgcctgtctgtctgtctgtctgtctgtctgtctgtctgtctgcctgcctgtctgcctgtctgtctgtctgcctgtctgtctgtctgtctgtctgtctgcctgcctgtctgactgtctgtctgtctgatatctgtctgtctgtctgtctgtctgcctgcctgcctgcctgtctgtctgtctgcctgtctgtctgtctgtctgtctgtctgtctgtctgtctgtctgtctgcctgtctgtctgtctgtctgtctgtctgtctgtctgtctgtctgtctgtctgcctgcctgcctgtctgtctgtctgtctgtctgtctgtctgtctgtctgtctgtctgtctgtctgtctcacctctTCTTCTCAGCCGTCATGTTTCTCTTCTGTTCCTCCAAAGTGACGTAattcccggttcgagtcccgctcgtCGTTAAAGTCCCCCGTCCGGTCCCGGTTCCGGTCCCGGGCCGTACAGTCTCAGATCACTGCCGAGGATCGTACAGCCTTCTGCCGGGGGGAGACGCGCCGCTCCGTCTGACCCGGAGCTCGGAGAGAACGTTAGTGCCAGGAGCGcagcgctctgattggccggaGCCCCCCCTCTCACCCCAAAGCCAGCCTCCGACGGCCCGCCCCCCTACCTGTGATTTCACAACAGGTGTTACAGTTCAGTTATTACACAGGAGCAGattctgatttctttttgtccacaaaaatattcaaaaatattcatttttttatttcacaaaaataattctgtattttattttattttattttattttattttattttattttattttattttatttttttgaccacGTCTGTCCTTTCCCTCTGAACACACCACACTGGTGCACATGCGTGTCACGCTCACGCCGCCACACCACTGAAGACACTGACTGGACCAAACCGCCTGACTCCGCCCACACGTTTCCTGATGcttcagtcacatgacctgatgacatcactggtcTGCATCCTGTGTCTGTCTGGACTCCGAACAATGAGCATCCAGAAGGTCCGGAAGGCCCTGAAGGTCAAGAGGGTCCTGAAGGTCCTGAAGCCCAGAAAGTCCAGAGGGTCCTGAAGGTCCAGAGGGTCCAGAAGCCCAGAAGGTCCAGAGGGTCCTGAAGGTCCAGAGGGTCCAGAAGCCCAGAAGGTCCAGAAGGTCCAGAGGGTCATGAACAGTATGAACAGTACGTTGTCTAGGCGACCATCTTGTCTCCAGAGCAGGAGAACCCTCTGAACTCCTCCTGGTTGGTCTGCGTGATGCTGCTCATCCAACACATCCAACACATCCATCACATCCATCAGAGGCGaggagcctcctcctcctcggtgaTCATACGTGTTCCTGAGGACACGCCTGCAGGCGGCTGCATTCCTGCCCGACTGAAAGCCTGCAGGTCCCGACAGCGCCTCGGGCTGGAATGCAGTTCAGGCTTCAGTCACAACACGCGTGTGTAGAATCACGCTAATGATCTGACAGACATCACCAAACGATCGGGACAGCAGATAACATAGTTCACGTCCCGCCTCCTGGTGAGATGACgtccaggtcagaggtcatcacgGGACCGAACGTCACGTCCCTCCAGAGCCGGAGCGACCGCTCCACCGTGTCCAAAACCAACACACCACCCCATCAGACCAGAACCCCATCAGACCAGAACCCTGTCAGACCAGAACCAATGTCAGACCAGAACCACTGTCAGACCAGAACCCTGTCAGACCAGAACCCCCGTCAGACCAGAACCCTGTCAGACCAGAACCAATGTCAGACCAGAACCACTGTCAGACCAGAACCCTGTCAAACCAGAACCCCCGTCAGACCAGAACCCCCGTCAGACCAGAACCCCCGTCAGACCAGAACCCCATCAGACCAGAACCCCATCAGACCAGAACCCTGTCAGACCAGAACCAATGTCAGACCAGAACCACTATCAGACCAGAACCCTGTCAGACCAGAACCCCCGTCAGACCAGAACCCCATCAGACCAGAACCCTGTCAGACCAGAACCCTGTCAGACCAGAACCCTGTCAGACCAGAACCCCCATCAGACCAGAACCCCATCAGACCAGAACCCTGTCAGACCAGAACCAATGTCAGACCAGAACCACTGTCAGACCAGAACCCCGTCAGACCAGAACCCCGTCAGACCAGAACCCCCGTCAGACCAGAACCCTGTCAAACCAGAACCCCCGTCAGACCAGAACCCCCGTCAGACCAGAACCCCCGTCAGACCAGAACCCTGTCAGACCAGAACCCCCGTCAGACCAGAACCCTGTCAGACCAGAACCCCCGTCAGACCAGAACCCCCGTCAGACCAGAACCCTGTCAGACCAGAACCCTGTCAGACCAGAACCCCCGTCAGACCAGAACCCTGTCAGACCAGAACCCCCGTCAGACCAGAACCCTGTCAGACCAGAACCGCTGTAACGTGACGGCGCTGCTCACGCTTCCTTTATTCTGACACGTGTGGAATCTGATGTCGGCTCCATGTAGAAACAGCCACACGCATGCAGTGATTCACGTCACGCGTGTTAAACACGCGTCGGTTCTGGAGCTGAACATCAGGGACGCGTCAGGGCGTGGCTTCAGTCTCTCAACGCCTTCACGTGATCCGGATCAGACCGGTAACACGCTGTAAGACCAATCAGAGGTCTGTGTGGTCGGGGCTCCGCCCTAAACaggtcagggggcggggcagagCCCCTCCCTGTTTGCACGTGTCACCCCCAGCGTCTGGCGGCACATCGGTGAGGATCTCTGGCTGCGGTGTCACACGGCGGTGACCTCAGGGCGCCGCAGGAACCCGTACTCAGGTGTGAAAAAGAACCTCCATTAGCATCACGCCGGTCACATGACACCATCAGAATCACGCCGGTCACATGACACCATCAGAATCACGCCGGTCACATGACACCATCAGAATCACGCCGGTCACATGACACCATCAGAATCACGCCGGTCACATGACACCATCAGAATCACGCCGGTCACATGACACCATCAGAATCACGCCGGTCACATGACACCATCAGAATCagactggtcacatgacaccatCAGAATCACGCTGGTCACATGACGCCATCAGAGTCACGCCGGTCACATGACGCCATCAGAGTCACGCCGGTCACATGACACCATCAGAGTCACGCCGGTCACATGACGCCATCAGAGTCACGCCGGTCACATGACGCCATCAGAGTCATGCCGGTCACATGACGCCATCAGAGTCACGCCGGTcacatgatgacatcagcatcacgctggtcacatgacaccatCAGAGTCACGCCAGTCACATGACGCCATCAGAGTCATGCCGGTCACATGACGCCATCAGAGTCACGCCGGTcacatgatgacatcagcatcacgctggtcacatgacaccatCAGAATCACGCCGGTCACATGACACCATCAGAATCAcgctggtcacatgacaccatCAGAATCACGCCGGTCACATGACACCATCAGAGTCACGCCGGTCACATGACGCCATCAGAGTCACGCCGGTCACATGACACCATCAGAGTCATGCCGGTCACATTACGCCATCAGAGTCACGCCGGTcacatgatgacatcagcatCACGCCGGTCACATGATGCCATCAGCATCACGCCGGTCACATGACGCCATCAGCGTCAcgctggtcacatgacacgaTGGTGATGTTGAGGATGAAcaactgtttgtttctgttcacaTGTTCAACACACATCGAACAAAGTCAGTTCAGAACATTATTTACTAACAAAAAcaaccaataaacaaacaatataaaaaaaatttaattaataaataaacaataaacaaacaaacaataaataaacaaacaacaaacaaacaaacgttgaACTGATGCCGTTGTGAATCCATGTGAACGTTCCCAACATGTTTTCGCTGCTCGGGTTGAATTCTTCCTTGTTTTCATGTCAATAAACACAAGCTGCTCAGTCAGCActgtgacaacacacacacacacacacacacacacacacacacacacacacacacacacacacacacacacacacatacacacacacacaggcaatcAGGCTCAAATGAAAGCATTTCCTGTGCTTCATGTTAATCTTGAGTGATTTTCCATTACGTCCTCAGCAGCTAACGGCTAACCCCTCTGgacatgtcacacacactcacacacacacactcacacacacacactcacacacactcacacacacacaccacacacacacacacacactcacacacacacacacacacacaccccccaccacacacacacaccacacaccacaccacaccacacacacacaccacacacacacactcacacacacacacacacacacacacacacacacacacacacacacacacccacacacacacacacacaccacacacacaccacacacaccacacacacacacccacacacacacacacacacacacacacacacacacacacacacaccaccacacacacacaccacacacacaccacaccacaccacacacacacacacacacacacacaccacacacacacacacacacaccctcacacacaccacacacacacacacaccacacacacaccacccacacaccccacacacacacacacacaccacacacacacacacacacacacacacacacacacaccacacacacacacacaccacacaccacacacacacacacacacacacacacacacacactcacaccccacacacacacacacacacacacacacaccacacacacaccacacaccactcacacactcacacacacactcacacacacacacacacacacacacacacacacacacacacacacaccacacacacacacacacacacacactcacacacacaccacacacacacacacacacacacacacacacacacacacactcactcaccaccacacacacacacacacacacacacacacacactcactcacacacacactcacacacacacacacacacactcacacacacacacacacacacacacacacacacacacacacacacacacacacacacactcacacacactcacacacacacactcacacacacacacactcacacacacacacacacacactcacacacacactcacacacacacacactcacacacacacacacacacacacactcacacacaaacacacacactcacacacacacacacacacacacacacactcacacacacacactcacacactcacacacacacacacacacacacacacacacacacacacacacacacacacacacacacactcacacactcactcacacactcacacactcacacacacacacacacacactcacacactcacacacacacactcacacactcacacacacacacacacacacacacacacacacacacacacacacacacacacacacacactcacacactcacacactcacacacacacacacacacactcacacactcacacactcacacacactcacacactcacacacactcacacactcacacacactcacacactcacacactcacacacacactcacacacacacacacacacacacacacacacacacacactcacacacacacacacacacacacacacacacacacacacactcacacacactcacattcatcTTGCGGTGGAGGCTGGAGGTTCCCCTGTGTTCCCttgtgtctgggggggttctctggagggggggcgggggtgaaggtgtgtgtggttttattaATAGGTTATTTCCAGCGTTCCTCTGGTACGGTTCTGGTAATCAGAACTGTTTCTCGTCTCCGTAGGGGGGGTTCCTGTCGCTGTGGGCGGGGCCCCGCCCAGCTGGAGCCCTGATTGGACGAAGGTGTGCCAGCCAGACGACACACTGACCATGTGAGCCCAGCGTGAGCAGAGCTGGTGATGTCTCCGCCAGAACCGGACATCCACCACCCAGGATAGCTCCTTCACCAGCTAGCAGCCGGTTGCCTTAGCAACCATCCCCATCCTGTTTACTAATGTGACGTCATGTGATGTAATGTGACGTCATGTGATGTAATGTGACgtcatgtgatgtcatgtgatgtcacacactGACCCCTCATTAATAATCTGATAGTAAACGCAGCCACATTAGCTCtctgcaggctaatgctaacaagCTGATGCTAGGTTTAGCCTGTTAGcttggaggtggagggggcagGGCTGAGTTCCAGTTATTCCATCAGTGGAATGTCGACTGTTGGGGGGTCTCAGAGGGGCTGGAGGTGATCCTGGGGGGTCCAGGCCTCCAATAAGTCAGGAGGATTCGTCCACCAATGACAGTGAAGCCTGGACTGATGCGCTAGCAGACGCAAGCAGTCGTCAAGGCAACGGAAGGAAGCGCTGGAAAAACGCAAACGAGTTCAAGGTCGTCCCCCGAAAATAGAACGTTTTCATCCCAGAGCGTCCAgcgccacttcctgttctggagAGCCAATCCGCTTGCTCAGAGGCTGCGCTTCACCCCGAACCGCTAGCGCTCCAAAACACGCCATGACTCAGCAGCTAGCCGCTCCAAAACACGCCATGACTCAGCAGCTAGCCGCTCCAAAACACGCCATGACTCAGCAGCTAGCCGCTCCAAAACACGCCATGACTCAGCAGCTAGCCGCTCCAAAACACGCCATGACTCAGCAGCTAGCCGCTCCAAAACACGCCATGACTCAGCAGCTAGCCGCTCCAAAACACGCCATGACTCAGCAGCTAGCCGCTCCAAAACACGCCATGACTCAGCAGCTAGCGCTCCAAAACACGCCATGACTCAGCAGCTAGCGCTCCAAAACACGCCATGACTCAGCAGCTAGCGCTCCAAAACACGCCATGACTCAGCAGCTAGCGCTCCAAAACACGCCATGACTCAGCAGCTAGCCGCTCCAACGGTCAGAACGCCAAAACACGCCAAGAGAAGCAACGAGATCCAACGCTAGGAAGGAACTGAAGGCTAATGTTGCTGGCATGGCTACCTGTTGGCCTGGCTAGTTGTCCCGTTAGTGTAGCTAGCTGTCCCATTAGCGTGGCTAGCTGTCCCGTTAGCGTGGCTAGCTGTCCCGTTAGCGTGGCTAGCTGTCCCGTTAGCAGGGCTAGTTGTCCCATTAGCGTGGCTAGCTGTCCCGTTAGCGTAGCTAGCTGTCCCATTAGCGTGGCTAGCTGTCCCGTTAGCGTGGCTAGCTGTCCCGTTAGCGTGGCTAGCTGTCCCGTTAGCAGGGCTAGTTGTCCCGTTAGCAGGGCTAGTTGTCCCGTTAGCGTGGCTAGTTGTCCCGTTAGCGTGGCTAGTTGTCCCGTTAGCGTGGCTAGTTGTCCCGTTAGCGGGGCTAGTTGTCCCGTTAGCGTGGCTAGTTGTCCCGTTAGCGGGGCTAGTTGTCCCGTTAGTGTGGCTAGTTGTCCCGTTAGCGGGGCTAGTTGTCCCGTTAGCGTGGCTAGTTGTCCCGTTAGCGGGGCTAGTTGTCCCGTTAGCGTGGCTAGTTGTCCCGTTAGCGGGGCTAGTTGTCCCGTTAGCGTGGCTAGTTGTCCCGTTAGCGGGGCTAGTTGTCCCGTTAGCGTGGCTAGCTGTAGATGACTCCGTGCCGGTCCAGGAAGAACAGCTGATCCTACACACATGAGGGGCCGGGCCAGACTAGGGGCGGGGTCAGGGACGGGTCAGGTATTTACCTTGAAGCAAAGTGACCAACGAGTCACCTGATTGGTTCCCTGAGGAACGCCACATTTAACAACAATGTGTttattcactgtgtgtgtgtgtgtgtggggggggggtcctcttCCTGCAACACACAATGAGACGCCCGACTCGGCGCCCCGCCCTCTGAGCTCCATTCTCTTGGTTCTGGACGTGCCCCCCCTTCCTGGACTCcagccccccctcctcttcctatAGGAAATAAAGGGGGGGATATAAAAGGCTCCATATATAGGAGTCAGGGCCTCTGGTCGCATGGACTGAAGCATCATGGGAGCAGGAGCAGCTTCACCTGAAGTCCCTCAGAGCCGCCTGATTGGTCAGAGCACAACCGACCGCTGATCCAGTCAGAATGATGGGCGTGGTCACCAGAACCGCTGCCGTTCCTC
This is a stretch of genomic DNA from Antennarius striatus isolate MH-2024 chromosome 11, ASM4005453v1, whole genome shotgun sequence. It encodes these proteins:
- the LOC137604026 gene encoding autotransporter adhesin BpaC-like yields the protein MNKKKGVACAQGTRLCSSLIREKVQHQRNGSGSGDHAHHSDWISGRLCSDQSGGSEGLQEEEGGLESRKGGHVQNQENGAQRAGRRSGPAPHVCRISCSSWTGTESSTASHANGTTSPANGTTSHANGTTSPANGTTSHANGTTSPANGTTSHANGTTSPANGTTSHTNGTTSPANGTTSHANGTTSPANGTTSHANGTTSHANGTTSHANGTTSPANGTTSPANGTASHANGTASHANGTASHANGTASYANGTASHANGTTSPANGTASHANGTASHANGTASHANGTASYTNGTTSQANRAPAGRGPAHSDRNPPYGDEKQF